The region TTATGGAGGTTTACCACTATTAACGAACTTCAAATTAATGACCAAATTAGAGAAAAAGAAGTACGCCTTATCGCTTCAAACGGAGCGCAACTTGGCATTGTGACACGCTTTAAAGCGCAACAGCTCGCCGAAGAAGAAGGGCTAGACTTGGTTATGATTTCACCCAAAGCAGTTCCGCCTGTTTGTAAAATTTTAGATTACAGCAAATACAAATACGAACAATCTAAAAAAGACAAAGAGATGCGTAAGAATCAAAAAGTCACAGAATTAAAAATAATCTGGCTGTCAATGACCATTAGCGAAGCAGATATGCAAACTAAGGCAAAAGCGGCGCAAAGGTGGCTAGTAGAGGGCGACAAGGTTAAAGTTTCGCTTAAAATGATAGGCAGACAGCAAGCCTACACGCTTCGTGCAATAGAAGTAGTTAAAAAGTTTTACCAAATTCTTTCACCGGTATCTAAGATTGAGAAAATCCCGCTTGCCGAAGGTAGAAACGTAACTATGGTATTAGCCCCGCTTACAAGTAAATAATAGAACAATATGGAGGAAATAAATAATGCCTAAACAAAAAACACACAGCGCATCTAAAAAAAGATTTAAAGTACTTAAATCCGGCAAAGTCAAGAGAGCGCAATGTAACAAAAACCACAAATTAACCAAAAAGACAACCAAAAGAACTCGTAATCTTCGTGGAACGGCTTATGTAGATAAGATTCAAGCTAATACCATCAAGAAAATGATGCCGTACTAATAGGGAGGTAACACAAAATGAGAATTAAACGCGCAGTTAATGCGGTTAAGAAACGTAGAAAAATATTAAAATTAACAAAAGGTTATTTTGGCGCTAAGTCCAAAAATTATAGAGTAGCTCGTCAAGCCTTTATGAAGTCAGGTAACTATGCATATATTGGTAGAAGACTTCGCAAAAGAGATATGCGAGGACTATGGATTGCTCGTATTAACGCCGGCGCAAGAGTAAACGGACTGTCTTACAGCAAGTTTATGCACGGTCTTAAAGTAGCTAACATTGACCTCAACCGCAAAGTACTTTCCGATATGGCGATAAGCGACGCAAAAGCTTTTAGTGCGCTTGCAGAAATTGTTAAGACTTCACTTACTAGTAAATAACAAGAAAATCAAGCCTTGTCGTATATCGATAAGGCTTTTTTATTAAAATGATAGAGTCAAAGAACAACCAAATAATTAGCTTTACACGCAAATTATTGCAAAAAAAATATCGCAAAGAAAGCGGTCTTTATCTTGTCGAAGGGCGTAAACTTGTAGAAGAAGCTATTAGACTTAATCTTGTCGAATATATCGTAACGTCTAGCCAAACTCAAATACAGTTTGACAAGGTCTATACCGTAGCCGACAATGTTTTTTCAACGCTTACCGATACAATTAACAGTCAAGGCGTAATCGCCGTTGTTAAAATGCCCACAAACGACTTATGCGTTCCGCAAAGCAGTTGCCTTATACTTGAAAAAATTCAAGATGCGGGCAATCTCGGGACTATTATGCGTACGGCGGTAGCTACCGGCTACAATGATATTTTTTTAATAGATTGCGTTGACGCATATAGCCCTAAGGTAATACGTTCGGCGAGTTCGGCGCATTTCTTCACGCATATTTATTCTGTCGACTTAGAAACAGTATATTCCTTATTACATTCGACGCACAAATTTATTTGCGCAGATATGAAAGGGGAGAATATCTTTAACTATACGCAAAGTATACCGCTTCACGCTCTTATTATAGGCAATGAAGGCAACGGAATAAGCGATAAAGCTAGACAACTTAGCGATTTGACACTGTCGCTACCTATGAAAAATAATCTCGAATCTCTCAATGCCGGAGTATCGGCAGGAGTTTTGATGTATATATTAAGTAATAAATAATGGAGGTAAAATATGTCAGGACATAGTAAATGGAATAATATCAAAGGCAAAAAAGGCAAGAGCGACGCCGCAAGGTCTAAAATTTTTACAAAAATCGGTAGAGAAATAGCCGTAGCTGTCCGCAGTGGCGGTAGCGACCCCGATACAAACAGTTCGTTATACAACATAATCGCTAAGGCGAAAATGTCTAATATGCCTAACGACAATATATCTCGCAGTATCAAAAAAGCCTCGGGAGAACTCGGTAACGTGGTTTACGAATCAATTATCTACGAAGGTTATGGTATCGGTGGAAGCGCAGTGATATTAGAGTGCTTAACCGACAATAAAAATCGTACGGCAGGCGATATTCGTTCGCATTTTGAAAAATATGGCGGTTCGCTAGGCACAAGCAACTGCGTATCTTTTATGTTTGAACGCAAAGGCGTAATCGTAGTCGAAAGGCTTGAAGGGCAAACCGAAGATAGTTGGTTTGAGCTTGCCTTAGAATGTGGCGCAGACGATGTTATGGTAGAGGACGAAGAAGTTTTAATGTATACTACTCCGCAAGCGTTTGATAACGTTCGCAACAATTTAACCGATAAAAAAGTTGTATTAATTTCAGCTTCGGTTGATTGGATACCTAACAATACAATAATTCTTGCTCCCGACCAGCTTGTAAGATTTAACAAAATGATTGATATAATGGAAGACAACGACGACGTACAGAATGTTTACCACAACGTCGAATTGCCGGAAGTTGAAGAAGAATAGATTAGTCTTTTTTAAACTGCCTATAAAGGCAGTTTTTTTGTTTCAAACATTTTTTGTTGACTATTTTGCTTAATACATTTATTATATAGGTACTAGGAGAATAAATGAAAATACTTGGTATTGACCCCGGTCTAGCTACGATAGGCTATGGAGTAATTGAAAGGCTTGATAAAATTGATAAAGTTTTAGATTATGGCGTTATTCTTACGCCCAAAGAAGAAACTTTGCCCGTTAGACTTGCTATGATTTACGATAATGTAACTAAATTAATTATAACTCACAAGCCCGATTGCGTAGCCGTTGAAGAATTGTTTTTTTATAAGAATATTACAACCGGTATTAGCGTCGCCGAAGCTAGGGGCGCTATACTTACCGCTGTCGTAAGAGAATGTGGCAAATTGTACGAATACACGCCTCTACAAATTAAAATGGCTCTAACCGGATACGGACGAGCCGACAAAAATCAAATTCAACAAATGGTTAAGCTAATACTTAAATTAGACAAAATTCCTAAGCCCGACGACGCCGCAGACGCTCTTGCCGTTGCGCTTACCCACCTTAATTCGGGTAGACTAGGCGAAGAAAGTTACATAAAATAGTAAAATCAAGTATTTAATTATAAAAATAGTAAAATTAGAAACTAAATTTGGAAAAATTAATCGGCTAGATTTATTAATAATATAGCTATATGATAAATTAAATACTAAATGTTTAATTAAAATAATGAGGTAATATGTTATATTTTATTTGTGGTAAAATTGTAGAAATTGAAGATACCGCCGTAATTATCGAGAATAACGGCATAGGGTATCGA is a window of Clostridia bacterium DNA encoding:
- the infC gene encoding translation initiation factor IF-3 → MTYKMWYFATFFLWRFTTINELQINDQIREKEVRLIASNGAQLGIVTRFKAQQLAEEEGLDLVMISPKAVPPVCKILDYSKYKYEQSKKDKEMRKNQKVTELKIIWLSMTISEADMQTKAKAAQRWLVEGDKVKVSLKMIGRQQAYTLRAIEVVKKFYQILSPVSKIEKIPLAEGRNVTMVLAPLTSK
- the rpmI gene encoding 50S ribosomal protein L35; amino-acid sequence: MPKQKTHSASKKRFKVLKSGKVKRAQCNKNHKLTKKTTKRTRNLRGTAYVDKIQANTIKKMMPY
- the rplT gene encoding 50S ribosomal protein L20, which codes for MRIKRAVNAVKKRRKILKLTKGYFGAKSKNYRVARQAFMKSGNYAYIGRRLRKRDMRGLWIARINAGARVNGLSYSKFMHGLKVANIDLNRKVLSDMAISDAKAFSALAEIVKTSLTSK
- a CDS encoding RNA methyltransferase, with product MIESKNNQIISFTRKLLQKKYRKESGLYLVEGRKLVEEAIRLNLVEYIVTSSQTQIQFDKVYTVADNVFSTLTDTINSQGVIAVVKMPTNDLCVPQSSCLILEKIQDAGNLGTIMRTAVATGYNDIFLIDCVDAYSPKVIRSASSAHFFTHIYSVDLETVYSLLHSTHKFICADMKGENIFNYTQSIPLHALIIGNEGNGISDKARQLSDLTLSLPMKNNLESLNAGVSAGVLMYILSNK
- a CDS encoding YebC/PmpR family DNA-binding transcriptional regulator; its protein translation is MSGHSKWNNIKGKKGKSDAARSKIFTKIGREIAVAVRSGGSDPDTNSSLYNIIAKAKMSNMPNDNISRSIKKASGELGNVVYESIIYEGYGIGGSAVILECLTDNKNRTAGDIRSHFEKYGGSLGTSNCVSFMFERKGVIVVERLEGQTEDSWFELALECGADDVMVEDEEVLMYTTPQAFDNVRNNLTDKKVVLISASVDWIPNNTIILAPDQLVRFNKMIDIMEDNDDVQNVYHNVELPEVEEE
- the ruvC gene encoding crossover junction endodeoxyribonuclease RuvC, with the translated sequence MKILGIDPGLATIGYGVIERLDKIDKVLDYGVILTPKEETLPVRLAMIYDNVTKLIITHKPDCVAVEELFFYKNITTGISVAEARGAILTAVVRECGKLYEYTPLQIKMALTGYGRADKNQIQQMVKLILKLDKIPKPDDAADALAVALTHLNSGRLGEESYIK